One region of Candidatus Peribacteraceae bacterium genomic DNA includes:
- a CDS encoding malic enzyme-like NAD(P)-binding protein encodes MPTDSPALRYHAQTPPGKISIAPTKPLSTREDLGLAYTPGVAEPVLAIAADPDAAYEYTSKGNLVAVISNGTAILGLGNKGALAGKPVMEGKAVLFKKFAGVDAIDIEVEERDPWKLVEIIAAIAPTFGGINLEDIKAPECFVVEEELIKRLTIPVFHDDQHGTAVVVAAALENALLLQGKTMESVNVVINGAGAAALAIARFLLSIGLPQWKLILCDTKGVVYEGRTENMNEYKRAFAIPSAMRTLTDALKGADVLIGVSAAGAVTPDMLKGMAPKPIVFAMANPEPEIGYDLAKRTRPDMIMATGRSDFPNQVNNVLCFPFLFRGALDVRASVINRDMKVAASKAIAALAREPVPQDVLQAYGLSSLSFGSEYILPKPFDSRLLTAVAPAVAAAAQVSGATSVATDRGGAARR; translated from the coding sequence ATGCCCACAGACTCCCCCGCCCTCCGGTACCACGCGCAGACGCCCCCGGGAAAGATCTCCATTGCCCCTACGAAGCCCCTCAGCACTCGGGAGGACCTCGGCTTGGCCTATACGCCGGGCGTGGCGGAGCCCGTGCTCGCCATCGCTGCGGATCCCGATGCGGCATACGAGTACACCTCCAAGGGCAACCTGGTTGCGGTCATTTCCAACGGCACCGCGATACTGGGCTTGGGGAACAAGGGGGCGCTCGCCGGCAAGCCCGTGATGGAAGGGAAGGCGGTCCTCTTCAAGAAATTCGCCGGGGTTGATGCCATCGATATCGAGGTGGAGGAACGCGACCCGTGGAAACTCGTGGAGATCATCGCCGCCATTGCCCCCACGTTCGGCGGGATCAATTTGGAAGATATCAAAGCGCCGGAGTGCTTCGTGGTGGAGGAGGAACTTATCAAGAGGCTCACCATCCCCGTCTTCCACGATGACCAGCACGGTACGGCTGTCGTGGTGGCAGCGGCGCTGGAGAATGCGCTCCTGTTGCAGGGGAAGACCATGGAGAGCGTCAACGTGGTCATCAACGGTGCCGGTGCCGCCGCACTGGCCATCGCCCGGTTCCTCCTTTCCATCGGGCTGCCCCAGTGGAAGCTCATCCTGTGCGACACCAAGGGGGTGGTGTATGAGGGGAGGACGGAGAACATGAACGAGTACAAGCGTGCATTCGCCATTCCGTCGGCGATGAGGACGCTCACGGATGCCCTGAAGGGTGCGGATGTGCTTATCGGCGTTTCGGCGGCGGGTGCCGTTACGCCGGACATGCTCAAGGGCATGGCGCCGAAGCCCATCGTGTTCGCCATGGCCAACCCCGAACCGGAGATCGGATACGATCTGGCCAAGCGGACGCGGCCGGACATGATCATGGCCACGGGGCGCAGCGACTTTCCCAACCAGGTGAATAACGTCCTCTGTTTCCCTTTCCTCTTCCGCGGAGCGCTGGACGTGCGGGCGTCCGTCATCAACCGGGATATGAAGGTTGCGGCGTCCAAAGCCATCGCCGCGCTGGCCAGGGAGCCGGTGCCGCAGGACGTGCTGCAGGCTTACGGTTTGTCATCCCTCTCGTTCGGTTCCGAGTACATCCTTCCCAAACCGTTCGATTCCCGCCTTCTTACCGCAGTTGCACCAGCCGTCGCTGCCGCAGCTCAAGTAAGCGGAGCCACGTCGGTCGCGACCGATCGTGGCGGAGCCGCAAGGCGTTGA
- the obgE gene encoding GTPase ObgE, with the protein MFLDEAVITVHGGKGGRGAVSWRREKYVPKGGPDGGDGGRGGDVYIMADENTDTLSDYMSRKKFEAWKGDFGKGQNKGGKDGEDLVLLVPPGTVVTEVTSGKDGKGEVLCELVAHGDRLLAAHGGRGGFGNAHFKSSVRQQPDFAELGEPGEEKTVKMELKLVADVGIIGYPSVGKSSLIAAMSAARPKIAPYPFTTLIPNLGVTEVSGRSYVLCDIPGLIEGASEGKGLGDAFLRHIERCGVLLHLLDISKALREGEEPDAQVLVEDYRAIRKELEAYSPTLSRKRELVLLNKIDLVGNDAKALVKALKKAKITVMASISAATRTGVDDLKKALLPIVIEEREKRAEERLQSAEEERKKLPVLRPHLSASRMGAYRIERMTDGSLRVSGQRLEQFTKMTDFDKEGAVRRFQNVVERVGLKKAIEKMWDGSSPVLIGGIRVEEYL; encoded by the coding sequence ATGTTTTTGGATGAAGCCGTCATCACCGTGCACGGAGGGAAGGGGGGGAGAGGCGCCGTAAGCTGGCGCCGGGAGAAGTACGTACCCAAGGGCGGACCCGACGGCGGCGACGGCGGGCGCGGCGGCGACGTGTACATCATGGCGGATGAGAATACGGACACGCTGAGCGATTACATGTCGCGCAAGAAGTTCGAGGCGTGGAAGGGAGACTTCGGCAAAGGGCAGAACAAGGGGGGGAAGGACGGGGAAGACCTGGTATTGCTCGTGCCGCCGGGGACGGTTGTGACGGAAGTGACTTCCGGAAAGGATGGAAAGGGTGAAGTACTGTGTGAACTGGTGGCGCATGGCGACCGCCTGCTTGCGGCGCACGGCGGGCGCGGAGGGTTCGGCAACGCGCACTTCAAGAGTTCCGTGCGACAGCAGCCCGACTTCGCGGAATTGGGGGAGCCCGGGGAAGAGAAGACGGTGAAGATGGAGCTCAAGCTGGTGGCGGACGTGGGGATCATCGGGTATCCGAGCGTGGGGAAATCGTCCCTCATCGCGGCCATGTCCGCTGCGCGGCCGAAGATCGCCCCGTACCCCTTTACCACGCTCATACCCAACCTGGGTGTGACGGAGGTTTCCGGAAGGTCCTATGTCCTCTGTGATATACCGGGGCTCATCGAAGGGGCATCGGAAGGCAAGGGCTTGGGGGACGCGTTCCTGCGCCATATCGAGCGTTGCGGCGTGCTCCTGCATCTTCTGGATATCAGTAAGGCGCTGCGGGAAGGAGAGGAGCCTGACGCACAAGTCCTCGTGGAGGATTACCGTGCGATACGGAAGGAATTGGAAGCCTACTCCCCCACCCTCTCGCGAAAGCGGGAACTGGTGCTGCTCAATAAGATCGATCTGGTGGGGAATGACGCCAAGGCGCTCGTGAAAGCGTTGAAGAAAGCGAAGATCACCGTGATGGCATCCATTTCCGCCGCGACGCGCACCGGTGTGGATGACCTTAAGAAGGCGCTCCTCCCCATCGTCATAGAGGAGCGGGAGAAGCGGGCGGAGGAGCGGTTGCAGTCGGCGGAGGAAGAACGGAAAAAGCTTCCCGTCCTGCGCCCGCACCTCTCCGCGTCGCGCATGGGCGCCTATCGCATCGAGCGGATGACGGACGGCAGCTTGAGGGTGAGCGGCCAAAGGCTGGAGCAGTTCACCAAAATGACGGATTTCGACAAGGAAGGGGCGGTGCGGCGCTTTCAGAACGTGGTTGAGCGCGTAGGGCTCAAGAAAGCCATCGAAAAGATGTGGGACGGCTCATCGCCCGTGCTCATCGGGGGGATACGCGTGGAGGAGTATCTCTGA
- a CDS encoding DUF559 domain-containing protein — MERHRWLLDGQNHVLAELFLVVGISYDEEGSYGMHMFHRISKRLRKTQKLAHRLRRMQTKSEKVLWEALRNRRLCGLKFRRQVNIGKYVVDFYCAEHALIVEVDGSIHWRKGERDFNRQRSLEWDGYRFLRIPSADVENCLGYVLKRIRSAVRRDRNTYIPSPAQAGEG, encoded by the coding sequence ATGGAACGTCATAGATGGCTTCTGGATGGGCAGAACCACGTCTTAGCAGAACTTTTTCTCGTCGTCGGGATTTCTTACGATGAAGAAGGTTCCTATGGTATGCATATGTTCCACCGCATTTCGAAACGCTTACGGAAGACTCAGAAGCTGGCGCATCGTCTTCGTCGGATGCAAACGAAGAGCGAAAAAGTCCTTTGGGAAGCACTGCGGAATCGCAGGCTCTGTGGTTTGAAGTTTCGTAGGCAAGTAAACATCGGCAAGTACGTTGTTGATTTCTATTGCGCCGAACATGCCCTCATTGTTGAGGTCGATGGATCCATCCACTGGAGGAAAGGTGAAAGGGATTTCAATAGACAGCGTTCTCTGGAATGGGATGGATACCGCTTCCTCAGGATTCCGAGCGCGGATGTTGAGAACTGTCTCGGATATGTCCTCAAGAGAATCCGTTCCGCGGTTCGTCGCGACAGAAACACATACATCCCCTCTCCTGCACAAGCGGGAGAGGGCTAG
- a CDS encoding CCA tRNA nucleotidyltransferase, which translates to MPLTKDIITRTLNTPQGERAYKVVERLFDAGYDAWWVGGGVRDMFLGEVPADIDVATNALPEQICTLFKRCDRFAEAWGSVRVPVGDDLFEVTTFREDDEASDGRHPESVVFGNREKDAKRRDFTFNAIYWHPISREVYDPYKGEEDLKERLIRFIGEPGVRIKHDALRMLRAVRFRAHLEAQYHPETYRALQEEAQLVEALSSSRKLEELEKMLASRHPERALEDLWETRLLTFMLPELYACKGIPQPADFHREGDVWEHTMKCLAAFEEEDTPDVRLAALFHDAGKVDTFSLKERIRFDHHATISAEIADKALRRLQLSGKRTEKIGWLIKHHMMMLTFLEVGEERKAHWYFHPWFPELCRLFRLDIAGTEPADYGLLEKILTDEHAFLDRHPRPAKPLLTGDEVMEITGIPPGEKVGEILQALHDAQLRKEVTSKKEARAFIENLR; encoded by the coding sequence ATGCCCCTCACCAAGGACATCATCACCCGTACGTTGAACACTCCCCAGGGTGAACGCGCCTACAAGGTGGTGGAGAGGCTCTTCGACGCCGGGTACGACGCCTGGTGGGTGGGGGGAGGCGTGCGCGACATGTTCCTGGGGGAAGTCCCCGCGGATATCGACGTGGCCACCAACGCCCTCCCCGAGCAGATCTGCACCCTCTTCAAGCGCTGTGACCGTTTCGCGGAAGCGTGGGGGAGCGTGCGCGTGCCCGTGGGCGACGACCTGTTCGAAGTGACCACCTTCCGCGAGGACGATGAAGCCTCGGACGGCCGCCACCCCGAATCCGTCGTCTTCGGCAACCGCGAGAAGGACGCCAAGCGCCGCGACTTCACCTTCAACGCCATCTACTGGCATCCCATCTCCCGCGAGGTCTACGACCCGTACAAGGGGGAGGAGGATTTGAAGGAACGCCTCATCCGCTTCATCGGCGAACCGGGCGTGCGCATCAAGCATGACGCGCTGCGCATGCTCCGCGCGGTACGCTTCCGCGCGCACCTCGAGGCGCAGTACCACCCGGAGACCTACCGCGCCCTGCAGGAGGAGGCGCAGCTCGTGGAAGCCCTCTCCAGCAGCCGCAAACTGGAAGAGCTGGAGAAGATGCTGGCCTCGCGCCATCCGGAACGCGCGCTGGAGGACCTGTGGGAGACGAGACTCCTCACGTTCATGCTCCCGGAGCTCTACGCCTGCAAGGGAATACCGCAACCTGCGGACTTCCACCGGGAGGGGGACGTGTGGGAGCATACGATGAAATGCCTCGCAGCTTTCGAAGAGGAAGACACGCCGGATGTGCGCCTGGCCGCGCTCTTCCACGACGCGGGGAAAGTGGATACGTTCTCCCTCAAGGAGAGGATCCGCTTCGACCACCACGCCACCATCTCCGCGGAAATCGCCGACAAGGCGCTGCGCCGCTTGCAACTTTCCGGCAAGCGCACGGAGAAGATCGGCTGGCTCATCAAGCACCACATGATGATGCTCACGTTCCTCGAGGTCGGCGAGGAACGGAAGGCGCACTGGTACTTCCACCCCTGGTTCCCCGAACTGTGCCGCCTGTTCCGGCTGGACATCGCGGGAACGGAACCCGCGGATTACGGGCTGCTGGAGAAGATCCTGACGGATGAGCACGCATTCCTGGACCGCCATCCGCGTCCCGCGAAGCCCCTCCTCACCGGCGACGAGGTGATGGAGATCACGGGAATCCCCCCGGGAGAGAAGGTGGGGGAGATCCTCCAGGCGCTCCACGACGCGCAACTGCGTAAGGAAGTGACGAGCAAGAAGGAGGCGCGGGCATTCATCGAAAACCTGCGCTGA
- a CDS encoding TIM barrel protein, whose protein sequence is MLKFAVAGSPSSTPPPGGTVEGLRRARELGITAMEIEWVQNVPAHKERVREIRAVAEELKMALTVHAPYYVNLNTPERAKLAASKQRVLQALEMAEVAGAVSVCVHAAFNLKMDPEGVYANVHDAVEEIMEKKTKLFPHVNLALETMGKPSQFGTLDEVLRISKEFGLYPCVDFAHIHARNQGKFNTAEEWSVLLGAYEKVLGKSPLAHMHIHYSGINYGPSGERKHLPLEESDANWKEFLAVLKKRKVGGVLVCESPDAEKDTLLLQRAYKDL, encoded by the coding sequence ATGTTGAAATTCGCCGTCGCCGGTTCCCCCTCCTCCACCCCCCCGCCCGGCGGCACCGTGGAAGGGCTGCGGCGTGCGCGGGAGCTGGGCATCACCGCCATGGAGATCGAGTGGGTGCAGAACGTCCCCGCGCACAAGGAGCGTGTGCGGGAGATACGGGCGGTTGCGGAGGAGCTGAAGATGGCGCTCACGGTCCATGCACCCTACTACGTCAACTTGAACACGCCCGAGCGCGCCAAGTTGGCGGCCAGCAAGCAGCGTGTGCTTCAGGCGCTGGAAATGGCGGAGGTGGCGGGCGCGGTTTCGGTATGCGTCCATGCCGCCTTCAATTTGAAGATGGATCCGGAGGGTGTGTATGCGAACGTGCACGATGCGGTCGAAGAGATCATGGAGAAGAAGACGAAGCTCTTCCCGCACGTGAACCTGGCGCTGGAAACCATGGGCAAACCGTCGCAGTTCGGCACGCTGGATGAAGTCCTGCGTATCAGCAAGGAGTTCGGCCTCTACCCCTGCGTGGATTTTGCGCACATCCATGCGCGGAACCAAGGGAAGTTCAATACCGCGGAGGAGTGGAGCGTGCTGCTCGGTGCCTATGAGAAGGTGCTGGGGAAAAGCCCCCTCGCGCACATGCACATCCACTACTCGGGCATCAACTACGGGCCGAGCGGCGAACGGAAGCATCTTCCCTTGGAAGAGAGCGATGCGAACTGGAAGGAATTCCTCGCGGTCCTCAAGAAGAGGAAGGTGGGGGGCGTCCTTGTTTGCGAGTCACCGGATGCGGAGAAGGACACGTTGCTGCTCCAGAGGGCTTATAAAGACCTCTGA
- a CDS encoding AAA domain-containing protein: protein METDLTLLPQLRIEYNLPRPLTSQEIEGIRNNVEGEVARLLPEYQFARRFPHDDAGAEPPFGEEVITQKEETEGRYEAMLVQMALSLRYLDETIALDTELSGGQTREGLTALGVRLTVQEAKQRGHHATIVARNTWGSNDYHDPSLRKELHRTVVDYFGETEEKYESILTGFLKDDVQTGYDIPVLREDDRVEIYNSKDQFVGTATVKEARGDVVELYVRSPKRVKRGFYLRKKSNRRTLERYKNSLHEYCERLGMQRKIRDRHGEPYLWEGETVLNEFGVTYSQHSLPEQVFFGIDQDTERLTRKQIMRRTDEFQPIPRALLGDTEQSVAFELGTEGYPCFLVQGPPGTGKTMVASYLVQGFQQQGLRTLVLSHSNRGLDVLLNAVKKKKCVVHRGGTEIGVCDKALREDFIRKDLHPPKQEEYLVEQTDEAAYAEALKRHTEGEPLPQRGQFQTVAVDAVRYEKAWKEFSQKRAQLIQQLWEEQGLVAGVTLNSLISDEILQELSYDVVMVDEASRGYFYELLPALAKAGQQIIFIGDHKQLGNIALPQHLRSFMQDRQDAVEGGIGEQDVQDFEAGPFAFMAERTSIPQVMLRTNRRSLPGIVELVSLARYDGKLKAGKIDHHNPSNPGEMMWVDTKERADRGETSFGLSKVNYTEAHIVARRLVNDFYAGRLTDDNFGVISMYSAQRNLIIRLLQRMEFRNPSDRDALLNFLQGNNGTVDSFQGSERARIILSTTRSNLEQRIGHLDSTERTNVAFSRAQESLVVTGDSRTLIEGNPDGASQTYFRIARECIERHGKIVDVFPHISTRTLPGPKGGESHNARRNRFRKQRKKAARSDEAEANRTEA from the coding sequence ATGGAAACCGACCTCACCCTCCTGCCGCAGCTCCGTATTGAGTATAACCTGCCGCGTCCGTTGACCTCGCAGGAGATCGAAGGGATCCGGAACAATGTGGAAGGTGAAGTAGCGCGCCTTCTCCCTGAGTATCAATTTGCTCGCCGGTTCCCGCATGACGATGCCGGTGCCGAACCGCCTTTCGGCGAGGAGGTCATTACACAGAAAGAGGAAACGGAAGGCCGCTACGAGGCCATGTTGGTGCAAATGGCGCTTTCGTTGCGGTACTTAGATGAGACGATCGCGCTCGATACCGAACTCTCGGGCGGGCAGACGCGGGAGGGACTCACCGCCCTCGGCGTGCGCTTGACGGTACAGGAGGCGAAGCAGAGGGGCCACCATGCGACCATCGTGGCTAGGAACACGTGGGGAAGCAACGACTACCACGATCCCTCCTTGAGGAAGGAGCTGCACCGCACGGTCGTTGACTACTTTGGAGAGACCGAAGAGAAGTACGAAAGCATTCTTACCGGTTTCCTGAAGGATGACGTGCAGACGGGCTACGACATACCCGTTCTCCGTGAGGACGATCGTGTGGAAATCTATAACAGCAAGGACCAGTTTGTGGGAACGGCGACGGTGAAGGAAGCGAGGGGCGATGTGGTGGAGCTTTACGTGCGTTCCCCCAAGAGGGTGAAGAGGGGTTTCTACCTGCGGAAGAAGTCCAACCGCCGGACATTGGAGCGGTACAAGAACAGCCTTCATGAGTATTGCGAGCGCCTCGGCATGCAGAGGAAGATCAGGGACCGTCATGGCGAACCGTACTTATGGGAGGGCGAGACGGTACTGAACGAGTTTGGGGTTACATACTCCCAGCATTCCTTGCCCGAGCAGGTGTTCTTCGGTATCGACCAGGACACCGAGAGGCTTACGAGGAAGCAAATTATGCGAAGAACGGACGAATTTCAACCCATACCGCGCGCGCTACTGGGAGATACGGAGCAATCCGTCGCATTTGAGCTGGGAACAGAAGGGTACCCATGCTTTCTCGTCCAAGGGCCGCCGGGGACGGGCAAGACCATGGTCGCATCCTACCTGGTCCAAGGCTTTCAACAGCAGGGATTGAGGACGTTGGTCCTCTCCCACAGCAATCGGGGGTTGGATGTGTTACTGAATGCCGTGAAGAAAAAGAAGTGCGTTGTGCACCGCGGCGGGACGGAAATCGGCGTGTGTGATAAGGCACTCCGGGAAGACTTCATACGGAAGGACCTGCATCCGCCGAAACAAGAAGAGTACCTGGTGGAACAAACGGATGAAGCAGCGTACGCGGAAGCATTGAAACGGCATACCGAGGGCGAGCCGCTCCCCCAACGCGGGCAATTCCAAACAGTGGCGGTGGACGCAGTGCGGTACGAAAAAGCATGGAAGGAATTCTCACAAAAGCGTGCGCAGCTCATACAGCAATTATGGGAAGAACAGGGGCTGGTCGCAGGCGTCACGCTCAATTCCCTCATCAGCGACGAGATCCTGCAGGAACTTTCGTACGATGTCGTGATGGTGGATGAAGCGTCGCGGGGATACTTCTACGAATTGCTGCCGGCGCTCGCCAAGGCGGGCCAACAGATCATCTTCATCGGAGATCACAAGCAACTGGGGAACATCGCCTTGCCCCAGCACTTGAGGAGCTTCATGCAGGATCGGCAGGACGCGGTGGAAGGAGGTATCGGGGAACAGGACGTGCAGGACTTTGAAGCCGGTCCGTTTGCCTTCATGGCGGAGCGGACGTCCATCCCGCAGGTCATGCTCCGGACGAACAGGCGTTCCCTTCCCGGCATCGTTGAGCTGGTGAGCCTCGCGCGGTACGACGGAAAGCTGAAAGCGGGAAAAATCGATCACCACAATCCATCGAATCCGGGGGAAATGATGTGGGTGGATACGAAGGAAAGGGCGGATCGAGGGGAAACGTCCTTCGGACTCTCGAAGGTGAATTACACAGAAGCGCACATTGTCGCTCGTCGTCTGGTGAACGACTTTTACGCAGGAAGGCTGACGGACGACAACTTCGGCGTCATTTCCATGTACAGCGCCCAGCGAAACTTGATTATCCGCCTTCTCCAGCGCATGGAGTTCCGCAATCCCTCCGATCGTGACGCGCTCCTGAACTTCCTCCAGGGGAACAACGGTACGGTCGACAGCTTCCAGGGCTCGGAACGCGCACGTATCATCCTCAGCACCACGCGCAGCAACCTCGAACAGCGCATAGGGCACTTGGATAGCACGGAACGGACGAATGTCGCGTTCTCACGTGCCCAAGAGAGCCTCGTTGTCACCGGCGATTCCCGAACCCTCATAGAGGGCAATCCGGACGGCGCAAGCCAGACGTACTTCCGCATCGCGAGGGAATGCATCGAGAGGCACGGGAAGATCGTCGACGTCTTCCCTCATATCTCCACGCGGACACTTCCTGGCCCCAAAGGGGGAGAAAGCCACAATGCCCGTCGCAACAGGTTCAGGAAGCAGAGGAAGAAGGCAGCCCGTTCGGACGAGGCGGAGGCGAACCGGACGGAAGCCTGA
- the dnaK gene encoding molecular chaperone DnaK, which produces MSKIIGIDLGTTNSCVAVVEGGQPAVIHNAEGSNVTPSVVGFKDNEVLVGIAAKRQAVTNPKNTIFSSKRFIGHRYNEVKTEAERVPFEVKEGKEGRAVIVVNGKEMLPQEVSAKVLQKLKRDAEAFLGTTVTKAVITVPAYFDDSQRQATKDAGQIAGLEVVRIINEPTAAALAYGLDKGDRAHKIVVYDLGGGTFDVSVLELGDGVFEVISTNGDTHLGGDDFDQVVMEWLINAFKKDQGIDLKSDKIAIQRLREAAEKAKIELSSATETDINLPFITADATGPKHLNVKLTRAKMESLVADLIERTVKPCENALKDAELTKKDIDEVVLVGGMTRMPAVIAKVKELFGKEPHQGVNPDEVVALGAAIQGGVIGGDIHKDIVLVDVTPLSLGIETLGGVATKLIERNSKIPTSKAQVFSTAADNQTSVEIHVVQGERELARDNKSLGRFILDGILSAPRGMPQVEVAFDIDTNGILSVKAKDKGTGKEQHITIQGSTGLSKEEVEKMQKDAELHAEEDKKKREAIDARNQADALVFSLEKQLREHDAKIPDNVKKDVNGKMNALRDILKKEDAPVDQIKKATEELGVAAQEIGKVVYEAAQKESAKGEKDKKDEKVVDAEVVEEDENKKK; this is translated from the coding sequence ATGAGCAAGATCATCGGAATCGACCTTGGTACAACGAATTCCTGCGTCGCCGTGGTGGAAGGCGGGCAACCCGCCGTCATCCATAACGCGGAGGGCAGCAACGTGACCCCCTCCGTTGTCGGATTCAAGGATAACGAAGTGCTGGTGGGCATCGCCGCCAAGCGGCAGGCCGTGACAAACCCCAAGAACACCATCTTCTCGTCCAAGCGTTTCATCGGCCACCGCTACAACGAAGTGAAGACGGAAGCGGAGCGCGTACCCTTTGAAGTGAAGGAGGGGAAGGAAGGGAGAGCGGTGATCGTGGTGAACGGCAAGGAGATGCTCCCGCAGGAAGTCTCGGCCAAGGTGCTGCAGAAGCTCAAGAGGGATGCCGAGGCGTTCCTGGGGACGACGGTGACCAAAGCCGTGATCACGGTGCCCGCCTATTTTGACGACTCGCAACGCCAGGCCACCAAGGACGCCGGGCAGATCGCGGGGCTGGAGGTGGTTCGCATCATCAACGAACCCACGGCCGCCGCGCTCGCGTACGGGCTCGACAAGGGGGACCGCGCGCACAAGATCGTCGTCTATGACCTGGGCGGCGGGACATTCGACGTTTCCGTGCTGGAACTGGGCGACGGCGTGTTCGAAGTGATCTCCACGAACGGCGATACGCACCTGGGAGGGGACGACTTCGACCAAGTGGTCATGGAGTGGTTGATCAATGCGTTCAAGAAGGACCAGGGGATTGATTTGAAGAGCGACAAGATCGCCATTCAGCGCCTGCGCGAAGCCGCGGAGAAAGCCAAGATCGAGCTCTCCTCGGCCACGGAGACGGATATCAATTTGCCCTTCATCACGGCGGACGCAACGGGACCCAAACACCTGAACGTCAAGCTCACGCGCGCGAAGATGGAATCCCTCGTCGCAGACCTCATCGAGCGCACCGTGAAGCCGTGCGAGAACGCGCTTAAGGATGCGGAACTCACCAAGAAGGACATTGACGAAGTGGTGCTCGTGGGCGGCATGACGCGCATGCCCGCCGTCATCGCCAAGGTCAAGGAGCTCTTCGGCAAGGAACCGCACCAGGGCGTGAACCCGGACGAGGTGGTGGCCTTGGGAGCCGCAATCCAGGGCGGGGTGATCGGCGGGGACATCCACAAGGACATCGTGCTCGTGGACGTGACGCCGCTCTCACTCGGCATCGAGACGTTGGGCGGCGTGGCGACGAAGTTGATTGAACGGAACTCCAAGATCCCCACCAGCAAGGCGCAGGTCTTTTCCACCGCCGCGGACAACCAGACTTCGGTGGAAATCCACGTCGTCCAAGGGGAACGTGAGTTGGCGCGGGACAACAAGTCCCTCGGCCGCTTCATCCTGGACGGGATCCTCTCCGCCCCCCGCGGCATGCCGCAAGTGGAAGTGGCGTTCGACATCGACACCAACGGCATCTTGAGCGTCAAAGCCAAAGACAAAGGGACGGGTAAGGAACAGCACATCACCATCCAGGGCTCCACGGGGCTCTCCAAGGAGGAAGTGGAGAAGATGCAGAAGGACGCGGAACTCCACGCGGAGGAGGATAAGAAGAAGCGCGAGGCGATAGACGCGCGCAACCAGGCCGATGCGCTGGTCTTCTCATTGGAGAAGCAGTTGCGCGAGCACGACGCCAAGATCCCCGACAACGTGAAGAAGGACGTGAACGGCAAGATGAATGCGTTGCGCGACATCCTCAAAAAGGAGGACGCTCCCGTGGACCAAATCAAGAAAGCAACGGAGGAACTGGGCGTTGCGGCGCAGGAGATAGGGAAGGTCGTCTATGAAGCCGCACAGAAGGAATCAGCGAAGGGGGAGAAAGACAAGAAGGATGAGAAGGTGGTTGATGCGGAGGTGGTGGAGGAAGACGAGAATAAGAAGAAGTGA
- the gap gene encoding type I glyceraldehyde-3-phosphate dehydrogenase — protein MTNIAINGFGRIGRQALRIVIDEHPDLHVVAINDLGDGPTLAHLFEFDSTYGNFEADSEFKDGKLVTKHGAIPFTAVKDPSQLPHKDMKVDIVLECTGRFTKKDDAALHIKAGAKKVIMSAPAKDAVDGTFVMGVNHETYDPQTMHVVSNASCTTNCLAPMAKVLHDSFGIEYGLMTTIHSYTNDQNLLDLPHKDLRRARAAAINMVPTSTGAAKAIGLVIPALEGKMNGVAVRVPTPTGSITDLTVTLKKEATAEQINAAFEAAADGPMNGILGLEKRPLVLQDYVGDPRSCIIDAALTKVIGGNLAKVFGWYDNEWGYSCRIVELAEFMGKKL, from the coding sequence ATGACCAACATCGCCATCAACGGATTCGGACGCATCGGGCGGCAGGCGCTGCGCATCGTCATCGACGAGCACCCGGACCTCCACGTGGTCGCCATCAACGACCTTGGGGACGGCCCCACGTTGGCGCACCTCTTCGAGTTCGATTCCACGTACGGTAATTTCGAGGCGGATTCCGAGTTCAAGGACGGCAAGCTGGTCACCAAGCACGGCGCCATCCCCTTCACCGCGGTCAAGGACCCTTCCCAGCTCCCGCACAAGGACATGAAGGTGGATATCGTGCTGGAGTGCACGGGGCGGTTCACGAAGAAAGATGATGCGGCCCTTCACATCAAAGCCGGCGCCAAGAAAGTGATCATGTCCGCGCCCGCCAAGGACGCCGTTGACGGAACGTTCGTGATGGGCGTGAACCACGAGACGTACGATCCCCAGACCATGCATGTGGTCTCCAATGCGTCCTGCACCACCAACTGCCTTGCGCCCATGGCGAAGGTGCTCCACGACAGCTTCGGCATAGAGTACGGGCTCATGACCACCATCCACAGCTACACCAACGACCAGAACCTTCTCGATCTCCCGCACAAGGACCTGCGCAGGGCGCGCGCAGCCGCCATCAACATGGTCCCGACGAGCACGGGGGCGGCAAAGGCCATCGGCCTCGTGATCCCGGCGCTGGAAGGCAAGATGAACGGAGTGGCGGTGCGCGTGCCAACCCCCACGGGGAGCATCACGGACCTGACCGTGACGCTCAAGAAGGAGGCGACGGCGGAACAGATCAATGCGGCCTTTGAAGCGGCGGCAGACGGCCCCATGAACGGGATCCTCGGCCTGGAGAAGCGTCCCCTTGTCCTTCAAGACTACGTGGGTGATCCCCGCAGCTGCATCATCGATGCCGCGCTCACCAAAGTGATCGGAGGCAACCTCGCCAAGGTCTTCGGCTGGTACGACAACGAGTGGGGGTACAGCTGTCGGATCGTCGAGCTTGCGGAGTTTATGGGGAAGAAATTGTAA